In a single window of the Saccharothrix australiensis genome:
- a CDS encoding MMPL family transporter, with protein MFANWGSLAYRRRWVVLIATVVLAVAGGIWGLGVFDRLSQGGYDAPASESARANQVAEDAFGRQGGDVVVVYDTVDPARLQQIAGKLAELPEDAVLRVQPPIPSPEAGKSLVAITLRGSDSNTHVKQYEQIADRLAVDGVTQQVGGLVPTQQAINDMSSSDLAKAEAVSLPIVLVLLVIIFGGLVAASLPVVVGGLAIMGSLGVLHAISLGAEVNSFAVNVASLLGLGMAIDYGLFMVGRFREELAAGRGTEDAVRRTVMSAGRTVVFSATLLVIALSGLLLFPHGFLKSLSYGGMSAVAIAALVSVTLLPALLGVLGHRVDKLAVPWRKDRGGPSEAGWRRLASRVMKRPVLFVLPIVAVLLALGAPFLGVKFGEVTEKVLPEGNSARVAAETIDRDFPALASGGLKIVVTGDPSPADVQAFATGVGDVAGVGETRIAAEPKDGVWLLTADLEHDQLSDESKQALRDVRALAGPGTSEVLVGGSTAVVSDSLDAIRDKLPWMVLLLVGATFALMFLAFGSILLPIKAVVVSALSLSATFGVLVWVFQEGHGADLLGVTPAPLESGIVVLMAAMVFGLSTDYEVFLMSRMVEARGRGATTEEAVSAGLAKTGRVITAAALLLIVVTGAFAFSQITMMRFVGVGMILALALDATVVRMLLVPAVLKLLGNAAWWAPGPLRRIQERMAIHEDVPAEDEKVPARV; from the coding sequence GTGTTCGCGAACTGGGGATCGCTGGCGTACCGCCGTCGGTGGGTGGTGTTGATCGCGACGGTGGTGCTGGCGGTGGCCGGCGGCATCTGGGGCCTCGGCGTCTTCGACCGGCTCAGCCAGGGCGGCTACGACGCGCCCGCCAGCGAGTCGGCGCGGGCGAACCAGGTCGCGGAGGACGCGTTCGGCCGCCAGGGCGGCGACGTCGTCGTGGTCTACGACACCGTCGACCCGGCCCGGCTCCAGCAGATCGCCGGCAAGCTCGCCGAGCTGCCCGAGGACGCCGTGCTGCGGGTGCAGCCGCCGATCCCCTCGCCGGAGGCGGGCAAGTCGCTGGTCGCGATCACCCTGCGCGGCTCGGACTCCAACACGCACGTCAAGCAGTACGAGCAGATCGCCGACCGGCTGGCGGTCGACGGCGTCACGCAGCAGGTCGGCGGCCTCGTGCCCACGCAGCAGGCCATCAACGACATGTCGTCGTCCGACCTGGCCAAGGCCGAGGCGGTGTCGCTGCCGATCGTGCTGGTGCTGCTGGTGATCATCTTCGGTGGCCTGGTCGCGGCGTCGCTGCCGGTCGTGGTCGGCGGTCTCGCGATCATGGGCTCGCTCGGCGTCCTCCACGCGATCTCCCTCGGCGCTGAGGTGAACTCGTTCGCCGTCAACGTGGCCAGCCTGCTCGGCCTCGGGATGGCGATCGACTACGGGCTGTTCATGGTCGGTCGGTTCCGCGAGGAACTCGCCGCCGGGCGCGGCACGGAGGACGCGGTGCGGCGCACCGTCATGTCCGCGGGCCGCACCGTCGTGTTCTCGGCGACCCTGCTGGTGATCGCGCTGTCCGGCCTCCTGCTGTTCCCGCACGGCTTCCTGAAGTCTCTCAGCTACGGCGGCATGTCGGCGGTCGCGATCGCGGCGCTGGTGTCGGTCACCCTGCTGCCCGCGCTGCTCGGCGTCCTCGGGCACCGCGTCGACAAGCTCGCCGTGCCGTGGCGCAAGGACCGGGGCGGTCCGTCCGAGGCGGGCTGGCGGCGGCTGGCCAGCCGGGTGATGAAGCGCCCGGTGCTGTTCGTGCTGCCCATCGTGGCCGTGCTGCTGGCGCTCGGCGCGCCGTTCCTGGGCGTGAAGTTCGGCGAGGTCACCGAGAAGGTGCTGCCGGAGGGCAACTCCGCGCGGGTGGCGGCCGAGACCATCGACCGGGACTTCCCGGCGCTCGCCTCCGGCGGCCTGAAGATCGTGGTCACGGGCGACCCGTCGCCCGCCGACGTGCAGGCGTTCGCCACCGGGGTCGGCGACGTGGCCGGTGTCGGCGAGACCCGGATCGCGGCCGAGCCGAAGGACGGCGTGTGGCTGCTCACCGCCGACCTGGAGCACGACCAGCTCAGCGACGAGTCCAAGCAGGCGCTGCGCGACGTCCGGGCGCTGGCCGGGCCGGGGACGTCGGAGGTGCTGGTCGGCGGCAGCACGGCGGTGGTGTCGGACAGCCTCGACGCGATCCGCGACAAGCTGCCGTGGATGGTGCTGCTGCTGGTCGGCGCGACGTTCGCGCTGATGTTCCTGGCGTTCGGGTCGATCCTGCTGCCGATCAAGGCGGTCGTGGTCAGCGCGCTGTCGCTGTCGGCCACGTTCGGCGTGCTGGTGTGGGTGTTCCAGGAGGGGCACGGCGCGGACCTGCTGGGCGTGACGCCCGCGCCGCTGGAGTCCGGGATCGTCGTGCTGATGGCCGCGATGGTGTTCGGCCTGTCCACCGACTACGAGGTGTTCCTGATGTCCCGCATGGTGGAGGCGCGCGGTCGCGGTGCCACCACCGAGGAGGCGGTGTCGGCGGGGCTGGCGAAGACCGGCCGGGTGATCACGGCGGCGGCGCTGCTGCTGATCGTGGTGACCGGCGCGTTCGCGTTCTCGCAGATCACCATGATGCGGTTCGTGGGCGTCGGCATGATCCTGGCGCTCGCGCTGGACGCCACCGTGGTGCGGATGCTGCTCGTGCCCGCCGTGCTGAAGCTGCTCGGCAACGCGGCGTGGTGGGCGCCGGGACCGCTGCGACGCATCCAGGAGCGCATGGCGATCCACGAGG
- a CDS encoding TetR/AcrR family transcriptional regulator translates to MTEATRRERLRAETERDIRRQARALLVAHGRDAVTLRAIARELGITAPALYRYYDSREDLLHQLADDICTDLAAELDAGLAAIPPDDVTAQVYSVCRGFRRWALAHPQEFVLVFASTEDAIGRCHPDERHQVGDQFGRVFLEVAGRLIASHPAPEAGPPEVPASLHADLEVFQRVLIDTVTARGVPADPDLLPLGAVYHITQSWVRLYGHVALEVFGRFPFAMSNPEPMFDSMLAEILSEMGFTGSPR, encoded by the coding sequence ATGACCGAGGCCACCCGCCGAGAACGGCTCCGTGCCGAGACGGAGCGTGACATCCGTCGGCAGGCGCGCGCCCTGCTCGTGGCACATGGCCGGGACGCCGTCACCCTGCGTGCCATCGCTCGGGAACTCGGCATCACCGCGCCGGCCCTCTACCGGTACTACGACTCGCGGGAGGACCTGCTCCACCAGCTCGCCGACGACATCTGCACCGACCTCGCCGCCGAGCTGGACGCCGGGCTGGCCGCCATCCCGCCCGACGACGTGACGGCGCAGGTCTACTCCGTGTGCCGGGGCTTCCGCCGCTGGGCGCTCGCGCACCCGCAGGAGTTCGTGCTGGTGTTCGCGTCCACAGAGGACGCCATCGGCCGGTGCCACCCGGACGAGCGGCACCAGGTCGGCGACCAGTTCGGCCGGGTGTTCCTGGAGGTCGCGGGACGGCTCATCGCAAGCCACCCGGCACCCGAGGCGGGTCCGCCGGAGGTGCCCGCGAGCCTGCACGCGGACCTGGAGGTCTTCCAGCGCGTCCTGATCGACACGGTCACCGCGCGGGGCGTGCCCGCGGACCCGGACCTGCTGCCGCTGGGCGCGGTCTACCACATCACGCAGTCGTGGGTCCGGCTCTACGGGCACGTGGCGCTGGAGGTGTTCGGCCGCTTCCCGTTCGCGATGTCCAACCCCGAGCCGATGTTCGACTCGATGCTGGCCGAGATCCTGAGCGAGATGGGCTTCACCGGCTCACCTCGGTGA
- the leuS gene encoding leucine--tRNA ligase, translating to MSTDAAETPAFRYTAELAGEIEQRWQREWEERGTFHAPNPVGPLRGDVPEDKLFVQDMFPYPSGAGLHVGHPLGFIGTDVFARYHRMTGRNVLHTMGFDAFGLPAEQYAVQTGRHPRETTEDNIRTYLRQIRRVGLGHDERRRISTIDPGYYKWTQWIFLQIFNSWYDAEAGRARPIAELEAQYERGERATPDGRAWAELTGAERQKVLGGHRLAYLSEAPVNWCPGLGTVLANEEVTADGRSERGNFPVFRRSLRQWMMRITAYSDRLLDDLDRLDWPEKVKSMQRNWIGRSHGARVRFPVGAHEVEVFTTRPDTLFGATYLVLAPEHPLVDEIATPEQAEAIARYRREASRKSELDRQENKEKTGVFTGAHAVNPVNGAEIPVYVADYVLMGYGTGAIMAVPGQDQRDWDFARAFDLPIIRTVQPPADFDGEAYTGAGPAINSHGDRGISLDGLAVDEAKKAVVAWLEEHGHGEGTVQFKLRDWLFSRQRYWGEPFPVVYDEEGTPIAVPESMLPVELPDVDDYSPRTFDPEDANSEPSPPLSRATDWVEVELDLGDGPKRYRRETNTMPNWAGSCWYQLRYVDPTETERFVNAENERYWLGPRTAEHGADDPGGVDLYIGGVEHAVLHLLYARFWQKVLFDLGHVSGDEPYRRLFNQGYIEAYAYRDGRGTPVPAEQVEERDGRYFFEGEEVRREYGKMGKSLKNVVTPDEMCARYGADTFRLYEMSMGPMDVSRPWATKDVVGAHRFLQRLWRNLVDEETGALRVTDEEPSEEALRLLHKTIAGVHDDYGNLRYNTAGAKLIELNNFITKHYTGGAPRALAEPLVLLLAPLCPHVAEELWARLGHDGSLAHGPFPRAEERYLVEDTVEYPIQVNGKVKARVVVPASASADEVKAVALADAKVAELVGGGEPRKVIVVPGRLVNVVL from the coding sequence ATGAGCACCGACGCGGCGGAGACGCCCGCCTTCCGCTACACCGCCGAGCTGGCGGGCGAGATCGAGCAGCGGTGGCAACGGGAGTGGGAGGAGCGCGGCACGTTCCACGCGCCCAACCCGGTCGGCCCGCTCCGGGGCGACGTGCCCGAGGACAAGCTGTTCGTGCAGGACATGTTCCCCTACCCGTCGGGCGCGGGCCTGCACGTGGGCCACCCGCTGGGCTTCATCGGCACCGACGTGTTCGCCCGGTACCACCGGATGACCGGCCGCAACGTGCTCCACACGATGGGGTTCGACGCGTTCGGGCTGCCCGCCGAGCAGTACGCCGTGCAGACCGGCAGGCACCCGCGCGAGACCACCGAGGACAACATCCGGACCTACCTGCGGCAGATCCGCCGGGTCGGCCTGGGCCACGACGAGCGCCGCCGGATCTCCACCATCGACCCCGGCTACTACAAGTGGACCCAGTGGATCTTCCTACAGATCTTCAACTCCTGGTACGACGCGGAGGCGGGCCGGGCCCGGCCGATCGCCGAGCTGGAGGCCCAGTACGAGCGCGGTGAGCGCGCCACGCCGGACGGCCGCGCCTGGGCCGAGCTGACCGGCGCGGAGCGGCAGAAGGTGCTGGGCGGCCACCGGCTGGCGTACCTGTCGGAGGCGCCGGTGAACTGGTGCCCCGGCCTGGGCACGGTGCTGGCGAACGAGGAGGTCACCGCCGACGGCCGCAGCGAGCGCGGCAACTTCCCGGTGTTCCGCCGGTCGCTGCGCCAGTGGATGATGCGCATCACCGCGTACTCGGACCGCCTGCTGGACGACCTGGACCGCCTGGACTGGCCGGAGAAGGTCAAGTCGATGCAGCGCAACTGGATCGGCCGGTCGCACGGCGCGCGGGTCCGGTTCCCCGTCGGCGCGCACGAGGTCGAGGTGTTCACCACCCGCCCGGACACGTTGTTCGGCGCGACCTACCTGGTGCTGGCGCCCGAGCACCCGCTGGTGGACGAGATCGCCACCCCGGAGCAGGCGGAGGCGATCGCCCGGTACCGCCGCGAGGCGTCCCGCAAGTCCGAGCTGGACCGCCAGGAGAACAAGGAGAAGACCGGCGTCTTCACCGGCGCGCACGCGGTGAACCCGGTCAACGGCGCGGAGATCCCGGTCTACGTCGCCGACTACGTGCTGATGGGCTACGGCACGGGCGCGATCATGGCGGTGCCCGGCCAGGACCAGCGGGACTGGGACTTCGCGCGGGCGTTCGACCTGCCGATCATCCGGACCGTGCAGCCGCCGGCGGACTTCGACGGCGAGGCGTACACCGGCGCGGGCCCGGCGATCAACAGCCACGGCGACCGCGGGATCAGCCTGGACGGCCTGGCCGTCGACGAGGCCAAGAAGGCGGTCGTCGCGTGGCTGGAGGAGCACGGCCACGGCGAGGGCACCGTGCAGTTCAAGCTGCGCGACTGGCTGTTCTCCCGCCAGCGGTACTGGGGCGAGCCGTTCCCGGTGGTCTACGACGAGGAGGGCACGCCGATCGCCGTGCCCGAGTCGATGCTGCCCGTCGAGCTGCCCGACGTGGACGACTACTCGCCGCGCACCTTCGACCCGGAGGACGCGAACTCGGAGCCGTCGCCGCCGCTGTCCCGCGCCACCGACTGGGTCGAGGTGGAGCTGGACCTGGGCGACGGACCGAAGCGGTACCGCCGCGAGACCAACACCATGCCCAACTGGGCGGGTTCGTGCTGGTACCAGCTGCGGTACGTCGACCCGACGGAGACCGAGCGGTTCGTCAACGCCGAGAACGAGCGCTACTGGCTGGGCCCGCGCACCGCGGAGCACGGCGCGGACGACCCCGGCGGCGTCGACCTGTACATCGGCGGCGTCGAGCACGCCGTGCTGCACCTGCTGTACGCGCGGTTCTGGCAGAAGGTGCTGTTCGACCTGGGCCACGTGTCCGGGGACGAGCCGTACCGGCGGCTGTTCAACCAGGGCTACATCGAGGCGTACGCGTACCGGGACGGCCGCGGGACGCCCGTGCCCGCCGAGCAGGTCGAGGAGCGCGACGGCCGGTACTTCTTCGAGGGCGAGGAGGTGCGGCGCGAGTACGGCAAGATGGGCAAGAGCCTGAAGAACGTCGTCACCCCGGACGAGATGTGCGCCCGGTACGGCGCGGACACGTTCCGCCTGTACGAGATGTCGATGGGCCCGATGGACGTGTCCCGCCCGTGGGCGACGAAGGACGTCGTCGGCGCGCACCGGTTCCTGCAACGCCTGTGGCGCAACCTGGTCGACGAGGAGACCGGCGCGCTGCGGGTGACGGACGAGGAGCCGTCGGAGGAGGCGCTGCGCCTGCTGCACAAGACGATCGCGGGCGTGCACGACGACTACGGCAACCTGCGCTACAACACGGCGGGCGCGAAGCTGATCGAGCTGAACAACTTCATCACCAAGCACTACACCGGCGGCGCGCCCCGCGCGCTGGCCGAGCCGCTGGTGCTGCTGCTGGCCCCGCTGTGCCCGCACGTGGCGGAGGAGCTGTGGGCCCGGCTGGGCCACGACGGGTCGCTGGCGCACGGGCCGTTCCCGCGGGCCGAGGAGCGGTACCTGGTCGAGGACACGGTCGAGTACCCGATCCAGGTCAACGGCAAGGTGAAGGCCCGCGTGGTGGTGCCCGCGTCGGCGTCGGCGGACGAGGTGAAGGCGGTCGCGCTGGCGGACGCGAAGGTGGCCGAGCTGGTGGGCGGCGGCGAGCCGCGCAAGGTCATCGTCGTGCCGGGCCGCCTGGTGAACGTGGTGCTGTAG
- a CDS encoding esterase-like activity of phytase family protein: MPTFTAVHRLRDATGAPYPANTVDPEDIRVDPRTGHYVWSQEGDRGATPIDPSVREAARDGAFVREYRLADNLRMRPDQGPRRNEALEGPALARGRVVTAVEGPLLRDGPPADRTRGAVSRITTQTPDRVRAQYAYRQEPVFAEGGSTGVTAILPDPRGGRFLVLERSFAPGVGNKVRLFEATTHGATDVAGRSLDRAGPMPKRLLADLADFPLSRVGNVEGMAWGPDRTLVLVSDDNFAATRSPSSSCLPCADTVDGMSTARLLLS; the protein is encoded by the coding sequence GTGCCCACCTTCACCGCCGTGCACCGCCTGCGCGACGCGACGGGCGCGCCGTACCCGGCGAACACCGTCGACCCCGAGGACATCCGCGTCGACCCGCGCACCGGCCACTACGTGTGGAGCCAGGAGGGCGACCGGGGCGCGACCCCGATCGACCCGTCGGTCCGCGAGGCCGCGCGGGACGGCGCGTTCGTCCGCGAGTACCGGCTCGCCGACAACCTCCGGATGCGCCCCGACCAGGGGCCCCGGCGCAACGAGGCCCTGGAGGGGCCGGCCCTGGCCCGCGGCCGGGTGGTCACCGCCGTCGAGGGCCCGCTGCTCCGGGACGGCCCGCCCGCCGACCGCACCAGGGGCGCGGTCTCGCGGATCACCACCCAGACGCCCGACCGGGTGCGCGCCCAGTACGCCTACCGCCAGGAGCCCGTGTTCGCCGAGGGCGGCAGCACGGGCGTCACGGCGATCCTGCCCGACCCGCGCGGCGGCCGGTTCCTCGTGCTGGAGCGCTCGTTCGCGCCGGGCGTCGGCAACAAGGTCCGCCTGTTCGAGGCCACCACGCACGGCGCGACCGACGTCGCGGGCAGGTCGCTCGACCGCGCCGGGCCGATGCCCAAGCGCCTGCTCGCCGACCTCGCCGACTTCCCGCTCAGCCGGGTGGGCAACGTCGAGGGCATGGCGTGGGGCCCGGACCGCACGCTGGTCCTGGTCTCGGACGACAACTTCGCCGCGACCCGGTCACCCAGTTCATCGTGCTTGCCGTGCGCTGATACCGTGGACGGCATGAGCACGGCCCGCCTGCTCCTTAGCTAG
- a CDS encoding SdpI family protein: MNIVLLVVLGLVGVAFVAVGVLGMRGRLHRNRFFGVRTKATLRDDEAFTLANRIAAVPTLVAGAIALATGVAVALNAETALVVGALGLVGSLVIASAGGVLGHRAAEAMPSPEPAGCGGCACAGACGVLQRA, encoded by the coding sequence GTGAACATCGTGCTGCTCGTGGTGCTGGGGCTGGTGGGCGTCGCATTCGTGGCCGTCGGCGTCCTGGGGATGCGCGGCCGACTCCACCGCAACCGGTTCTTCGGCGTGCGGACCAAGGCCACGCTGCGCGACGACGAGGCGTTCACGCTGGCCAACCGGATCGCCGCCGTGCCGACGCTGGTCGCGGGCGCGATCGCGCTGGCCACGGGCGTCGCGGTGGCGCTGAACGCGGAGACCGCGCTGGTCGTGGGCGCGCTCGGGCTGGTCGGCTCGCTGGTGATCGCGTCCGCGGGCGGCGTGCTGGGCCACCGCGCGGCCGAGGCCATGCCCTCGCCGGAACCCGCCGGCTGCGGCGGCTGCGCCTGTGCCGGCGCGTGCGGCGTCCTCCAGCGCGCCTGA
- a CDS encoding YqgE/AlgH family protein produces MVPVRPDAEVEPGSLLVAAPSLTDSNFRRTVVYVIDHRGEGTLGVVLNRPSEVAVHDVLPSWGPHVSRPQAVYIGGPVEQKTALCLAALRTGEDAGSIEGVVNVHGPVALIDLDSDPDALVAKVRGLRVFAGYSGWGEDQLAGEIERGDWIVVPGLPDDVLTPPNTDLWGRVLRRQGMPTALLATFPVDVRRN; encoded by the coding sequence ATGGTCCCCGTGCGACCTGATGCCGAAGTCGAACCGGGTTCCCTGCTGGTCGCGGCACCGAGCCTGACCGACTCGAACTTCCGCCGCACGGTGGTCTACGTCATCGACCACCGGGGCGAGGGCACCCTCGGTGTGGTGCTGAACCGCCCCAGCGAGGTCGCCGTGCACGACGTCCTGCCCTCGTGGGGCCCGCACGTGAGCCGGCCGCAGGCCGTGTACATCGGCGGCCCGGTGGAGCAGAAGACCGCGCTGTGCCTGGCCGCGCTGCGCACGGGCGAGGACGCGGGTTCGATCGAGGGCGTGGTGAACGTCCACGGCCCGGTCGCCCTGATCGACCTGGACTCCGACCCGGACGCCCTGGTCGCGAAGGTGCGCGGCCTGCGGGTGTTCGCGGGCTACTCGGGCTGGGGCGAGGACCAGTTGGCGGGCGAGATCGAGCGCGGTGACTGGATCGTCGTGCCCGGCCTGCCCGACGACGTCCTCACACCGCCCAACACCGACCTCTGGGGCCGGGTGCTGCGCAGGCAGGGCATGCCGACCGCGCTGCTGGCCACGTTCCCGGTGGACGTGCGGCGCAACTAG
- a CDS encoding MFS transporter, whose product MTSAGTTTAKHHLGVRRLLATADFRRLFASRLASQWGDGLFQAGLAGAVLFNPERHADPLAVAAGFAVLLLPYSVVGPFAGALLDRWDRRRVLVVANLVRGVFVLLTAAAVGLGLDGVPLYAAALFVTGVSRFAGSGLSASLPHVVAEEHLVEANAFVTTLGALMAVFGAGCAVALRQVFGAGDGGSAWTTAVAVLGSLAAGYLASRFARGALGPDEVDEPRRTATAVARGLLDGGRAAWRTPSVAAALLALLAHRAAFGVSLLLTLLLMRHAFTDVGPLKAGMAGLGEIAVAGGAGILLAGLITDRIVDVLGRRGTVCGALGLAAASQLGLGLPMLLPTTLAASFVLTFAGQVIKLCVDAAVQSDIGDEVRGRVFALYDTLFNATQVGAVAVAAMVVPLDGRSPALIVAATASYVVGIVVFVNWHRISR is encoded by the coding sequence GTGACCAGTGCCGGGACGACCACGGCGAAGCACCACCTTGGTGTCCGGCGACTCCTCGCCACGGCGGACTTCCGCAGGCTGTTCGCCTCGCGGCTCGCGTCCCAGTGGGGCGACGGGCTGTTCCAGGCCGGGCTCGCCGGCGCGGTGCTGTTCAACCCGGAGCGCCACGCCGACCCGCTCGCCGTCGCGGCCGGGTTCGCCGTGCTGCTCCTGCCGTACTCCGTGGTGGGCCCGTTCGCGGGCGCGCTGCTCGACCGGTGGGACCGCCGCCGGGTGCTGGTCGTGGCGAACCTCGTGCGCGGCGTGTTCGTCCTGCTCACCGCCGCCGCCGTCGGGCTCGGCCTGGACGGCGTGCCGCTGTACGCGGCGGCGCTGTTCGTCACGGGCGTGAGCCGGTTCGCGGGCTCGGGCCTGTCCGCGTCCCTGCCGCACGTCGTCGCGGAGGAGCACCTCGTGGAGGCGAACGCGTTCGTCACCACCCTCGGCGCGCTCATGGCGGTGTTCGGTGCGGGTTGCGCGGTGGCGCTGCGGCAGGTGTTCGGCGCGGGCGACGGCGGCTCGGCGTGGACCACGGCGGTCGCCGTCCTCGGCTCGCTGGCCGCGGGGTACCTGGCGTCCCGGTTCGCGCGTGGCGCGCTCGGGCCGGACGAGGTCGACGAGCCGAGGCGCACGGCCACCGCCGTGGCGCGCGGCCTGCTGGACGGCGGGCGGGCGGCGTGGCGGACGCCCAGCGTGGCCGCCGCGCTGCTGGCGCTGCTCGCGCACCGGGCCGCGTTCGGGGTGTCCCTGCTGCTCACGCTGCTGCTGATGCGCCACGCGTTCACCGACGTGGGCCCGCTGAAGGCGGGCATGGCCGGTCTCGGCGAGATCGCCGTCGCGGGCGGCGCGGGCATCCTGCTGGCGGGCCTGATCACGGACCGGATCGTGGACGTGCTCGGCCGCCGGGGGACGGTGTGCGGTGCGCTCGGCCTGGCCGCCGCGAGCCAGCTCGGGCTCGGCCTGCCGATGCTGCTGCCGACGACGCTGGCCGCGTCGTTCGTGCTGACGTTCGCGGGCCAGGTGATCAAGCTGTGCGTGGACGCGGCCGTGCAGAGCGACATCGGCGACGAGGTGCGCGGTCGGGTGTTCGCCCTCTACGACACGCTGTTCAACGCGACCCAGGTGGGCGCGGTGGCGGTGGCGGCGATGGTGGTCCCGCTGGACGGCCGCTCCCCGGCCCTGATCGTGGCGGCGACGGCGTCCTACGTGGTGGGCATCGTGGTGTTCGTGAACTGGCACCGGATCAGCAGGTAG
- a CDS encoding response regulator transcription factor, whose product MNAWGLSAEGSARAQDLSALSDHQRAVLRCLARGLADHEIARVLAVSQRQVGAVVDEILRTLNLRDRMAAVVFAHETGLIRLPVPVSNGRCSADGGSAAF is encoded by the coding sequence ATGAACGCTTGGGGATTGTCCGCGGAGGGAAGCGCCCGTGCGCAGGACCTGTCCGCGCTGTCGGACCACCAGCGGGCCGTGCTGCGGTGCCTGGCGAGGGGCCTGGCGGACCACGAGATCGCGCGCGTGCTCGCGGTGAGCCAACGCCAGGTCGGCGCCGTGGTGGACGAGATCCTGCGCACGCTGAACCTGCGCGACCGGATGGCGGCGGTGGTGTTCGCGCACGAGACGGGCCTGATCCGACTGCCGGTGCCTGTGTCTAATGGCCGCTGCTCCGCAGACGGCGGCTCGGCCGCCTTTTAG